The region AATTCTGCAATGTCTTTTCTGCTGTAATTGCAGCAAGGTTCCAGAGGAATTTGTTGTTCAGCGCCGAACTAATGGAAATCCCCCCAccttatttttgggttttggtgGTAAGGCTTTCTGAGATTTCATTTTGATGTTCATATCACTTTATGGTACAAAATTTGCTGCTTCTTTATTGTGTGATAGAATGACTTCAGCTCTGCAAGTCGTAAGTAGATGTGTAATTCGAAGAGACCAACACCCTATCCTTCTAAATGTCAAGAAAATTCTTCTCACTTAATGACAAGTCATCATCCTTAAAGGTACAAATCCTGCAACAATGAAGAAACTTATCCTGCAACAATGAAGAAACTCATCTTCTTCCGCCTCGTATGCTAGATTCTGGGGTTGTTCAAACAAGTTATTTTCATTGTCTTATAATATATGATGTGCTTCTCTATGTGCACTTGGATTTGTTGTTTGCTTTCTCCCCTACCCTGGTAACTACAACAATTACATGCTTCTTTAAAATTGCTGCTCAGTTTAGCTGTTGATATaaaggaaaagataaatatGCCCATAGCTTTCCAAATATTGAAACTCGTTCATGACAAATTCTTTCAGGGTGCTGACACGCTGAGATGTGTATTAAGACATACTTTTAAATGCAAGGTGCTTACTTTGGGAGATTTGTCTTCGTGGATGCAGGGAGAGAGATGAGCAGCTATTGTTGGCACGGGAGAGATGATAGAGCGACTCCTAAGCTTGCAATTCCTCACAAAAGCATCAATCACATTACATGAGCTTGCACATGGTTGAACTACAAACTATTCTTAACAATCCACGAAATAAAGAGCCCTATTAGGGAAACTCCTTCAGACCCTGGCTCCCACGGGCATGAGCTTTACCCTCCGTTGATCAATTGAATCCCCCTCGAAGATTGAGTGGCAGCTGACATGATCCATTTGGTGATGACACCATCACTCCTGATGATGATCCCACAAACAGGCCCCCTAGCAAATTTAAGCCATCAAGGATTGATGAGGAGGGGATAGTGAAGATGGAGGGAGAGAATTTGAGTATGGTTTATGACAACTCTTGTCAGAGTTGGACTGTATTAATCACAGATCACTTGCTAACTGAACCAGTGACAAAATTGCAGCTTGTCAAGGAATGAATTAATCAGCAAGTGCTCCTCGTATCTCTAGCTCAATTATTCTGTCATTTCTGTGCCCTCGGCCATCATAATTTCCATGTCCCTGATGTCTCGCTTCAACACATTGCCAAGCCTTGCAATAGCTTCAGTCTGCTGTTGTAAAACCTGCCCACAAAACCAGTCACTTGTTATCTATTACATGTAAAAATACTATGAGGATCAAACCAAGAGCATTATAATTGTAATTGCAAACTTTATAGGGCCATATAATTCatcgaaatagaaaaataatactcTTCTCTGCATAAAAAAACAGTATCACTGCAGATCCattccttctttatttttattgttattaacaATTAGTACAATTTGAAGGCTGGTAATTAATATTTTCCCTCCAGCTAAGGGTTGGTCTGGCAATAAGGTTGAAACGTAAAATGCTTTTAGGTGTGCAACCTAAAATAAACAGGCACTAAATGTTACTATATCATGTTGTTCACGCATCACTGGgtaaagagaaagaaacaacGAGCTTAGCAAGAAGGATCATAACTAATAAAGTAATGTCTATATCCCCACATGAATTCTAACTTGTCCCCCTCTTACCTCCTGCATATCAGCAAGACTTTGTTCATGTATTTTGGTTGATCCTGGAAGATAAAGAGAACCTCCAGCACCAATTCCATTTTCTTGAACACGAAATACAGTGAGTAGGTTTTGAACCCTCCTAGAAAGTTCTGTGCCAGATCCTTTTAGCTGAAATGGCATCTACTCGTTAATATCATCCCCTGATGCAGGTTAAGTGATAATGAATAGTGTACAGATCAGAGAGAGGACAGGAAAGACATACCTGTCTAATTATTGCAGCTAACTTCTCAGCCAACTCAGCTTCCGCTTTTGTTAAGGGCAATCGGAAACCCTTACCCTCCAATGTCTCCATTATTCTCATCACCTTAAAGCATATGATAGGAGAAAGTAGATGTTAGAACAAGTTAACGAGAACTGAATGCATGAATTTCCTATACAGTAACGCTCTGGAGCAGAAACAGGCATTATGAACTCCACAGTTGGATTAAAATATCACTTTGGACGttgtcttttcaatttgaacaattttgaattaaatataaCTTAGTCCCTGTAGTTTATTGGAACTAATTCCCTTCAGTATAAAAAATGACCAAAGTTGAACATCGTCTATTTAGTAGTTTTTTGTTCCAACAATACACTCTTTTCCAATCAAATTTTCTAATctcatctttattcttttttctatttttcaaaaaaatgaaattttacggaaaaaaaagaaggttgaATTGACTGAGGACTAAGTTATTTAGggatttaaaaaacacaaggatCAAACAATACTTTTTGAAACCTCAAGGAccaattatttaatttcattaaactaCATGGACTAAGTTACAATTCACTTGACATTTTAAATCTTGTAGCAACTATTGATGCAATGTTAATCGTCTACCAATTCACATAAAACTTGTGGACAGAACAGTTGCATGGAGTTGTGCATCCAAATCAATAGGATTTCTTAAGAAGATTATGGATAAAAGGGCAGTTCAAGGAAACAAACAGTGtctaatgcaaaaaataaaaaaagttcacCAAACAGCCTGCTCCAATGAATCTAGGGAAGGAAAAAACCCTTGACCTTTCCTAAATTTCTCTTGTCTAGTGCATACTCGCTTTGATAAACAGGTGTCATGCAACTATTTTATGCACAGAACTCAGAGTGGAAATGAAAATAGTGAAAATATACCAAAATGCATTCTCCGaatgtaaaataaatgtaaaagcTAAAATGGAATTTCAAATTCTGAAAGCTTATCTCACAACTGTGCACCGTCTATGTTGTAGACTATTCAGAAAATGACAACCATACAAACcacatggaaaaaataaatttaattttgtgattCAGAGAGTGGAGAGAGAGCACTTGTTCTCACCCTTAAAAGATGCCTCTGAAGACTTTGCTCTTTCTGTCTCATTCTTTCAATCCTTGGAAGAGCCACAGCTTGAAAATGCCTTTGAAGCTGAAAAGAATACTTGCATGTCAAAACAGTATCCAGAAAATATGATGTGTCAAGTGGAAAGCAGGAAGACAGTACCATTTTTATGTTGCTTTGGGTCATTCGCAATCTCTCTGCATCTGAAACGATTACTTCATCTTGGAGCTGCATCAAATTAGCAAAAAGCATTACAATGTCAGAAAATTCAGTTAGCACAGTCCATTAGCAGAAAAATCTGATTGCAAGGAAACGTGCACAAAGCACAAAACCTTCCAAGATAAAACCTTAAATGTTTTCAGTTGCATTTGCCTTTTACAAGGAATTGCAATCTGCAGTGGGGAAATGTAGGCCACCTAATCCAGAATGAATTAGACTACACATTCTTGATATATAAATGCATGACCTCGCACTAACAGTCATTAAAATGATGATCCATGTCAGTTCTCCTTCACAGAAACATCTCTTGAGCTACTTTAGCCTTTTCTACAGGAAATTTCAGCATCCGTTTACCTAATTTTTCTGCATTATCCAGCGTATAAATAGGTATACAATCATTGATTGATATTGGTAGGTAGAAACCAATCACAGAACCTTAAACCAACTTTTACATTATTTGAACTCAAAATCCTCTTCAAGTCACAAAGGACAAAGGAGCTCCATGAAATACAGAGCATATTCTTAATAGGAAAATCTTGGTAGAGCATATCAAATTATAACTATCACTAACCACGTTAAGGAAGGTAAAAAATCGAAGTGGATGGCCAGCTGTTAATCACTCAAAAGACAAACTGCTAGATAGCAAATCCAATTCATAACATACACCAATGCCTCAAATTCAGAACAACTACCTTGAGGCGGTGTGAAAGATCTTTGAAACCTTGAACAAGCTGAGGCCAGAGGCGTTCTCTAACTGTACCTTCCATACCCTCTAGCTTCGCCATAGACTCCGCCCACATGATCTAGCAAAAGCAGACTATTCACCAAAATTAGCCAAACACAAACTCAAAGACAATcacaaacaaaaacagaatAACAAAGTAGCAATAAAAGTAAACTAAAAGTCAAGTGGTAGACTCACGTCTGATACACCAGCAAGCTTTCGTCTATGCTGCGGGTCAGTTACACTTAACAACAAATACTGTCAAACAAAAATGACCGACACAACAGCCATGTCAGcttcaaaaccctaattcaTTAATCAAACCATTTTGAAAcagcaagaaaaatcaagtaaattatcaactcaaattcaagaaaacaaaacaccaCAGAATTCTACACCTAAGAAACAATTTTATTTCCTTATCTTGTTTTGCAGCCAAACACACAGAGtcgtaaaaaaaacatttaaaaaagaagagaaaagaaaagcaaggcAATAAAATGAACCTTGAAAGCATACTTAAGGTTCCCAGGGTCCTCTTTATAAGCATCCACAATCGCCTGCAATCATCACTTGGAGTTTTATCtacatattaaataaaaaatgatcttaATTAGGGTTCAGGCCAAGAAAATGGGGGAAACAAACCTGAATGTCGCGATCGGcgagagagaaaggaagaggaGCAACGAGAGCCATCTGAGTACTCaattgaggaggaggaggaggaggagaagggaaCGGTGTCGTTTGAAGCGGCGTAGCGAACGGAGtctgctgctgttgctgttgaAATCCGAAACCAGTAGTAGACGGTTGCTGAAAAAGCGAGgtttgttgctgctgctgctgctgagttTGAGAAGTAAATGGAGTAGAGAATAAAGAAGAACCGAATCCTCCATTAGCGAAAGCTGGCGTTGAAGGAGTGCCGAATAAGGGAGTAGAAGAGGGGGTGCCGAATGGCGGGGTGGAAGACGGCGTGCCGAAGGCGGGGGTGGAAGATGGAGTACCGAACATTGtagctgttgttgttgttggagaGAAGaggttttttattgatttttgtgaattttaaatGGATGGCGCCCTGTAGTACTTGTAGCTCGATCATTGGATatctaaatctttttatttaaaactcatAATAATTTGTGATTAGTGTTTTGTTGAAAAAtccaagttatatatatatatatatatatatatatatatatatatatatatatatatatatatatataatttagataatgaataaaatatcgatatatatatatctatataagtgtaaatatatataatagatatttacatttttttatttaatagataatgaataaaatatcgatattaatattattatctaCTCTTAACTTCTGAACTGAACTGAAACGTACAGGGGTTTGGACTGTGGAGGGCGAGCAACTCTACAACACTGCTTGTGTATACAAGAAGACTATAAACGTACAGATCGATCCTTGTAAGAGCATCATTTCATGCCTTGATGGTAACGCTGCACAAGCAGCATCCAGAAGGCTTTATCTCAGAAGTACACCATTCGGAACCTGGAGAAGCATTAGGATCATACAGCAGAGTTCGATAGCCTGGCTCTTCCTGTAGAGAGAACAACAGAAGTTTCCCATCAAGGATTCCAAAACGAAAACCAATACTTGTGCTCCCTGTCAATGGAACAGCTACCGTTTTCCAAGAACTATCCTCTGGATTGAATATTGCTAGTTTCCGCTGGTTCTTCCACTCCATACAGAAGAGTTTCTTTCCCAGAACAGCATGGGCAGTAACCATCACACAACCATTCTTCATCTCACACCAGCTGTGCCTTTCTGGATTGTACACGTCCACAGACCTTGAATTGCCTATGCTGAAGGTTGACCTTCCTCCCATGACATAAAGCTTGCCCTCAAAGCCACAGGCAAAGCAACCCCATCTTGGGCGGCGAAGACTCTCTATCACGGTCCATGTGTTAGTGTCAGGATCATACATCTCAACACTGGAGAGACTATCTCCATCCATTCCATACCCCCCAGCAGCATAAACCTTGCCGTTAACCTCTGCACAGGCAAAATCATACCGGGCAACATTCATTCTTGACAATTTACTCCAACTGCAATTACAAAGAAAGTGTTCTGATGGAGAATTCAACTATAGGAAGTTACTGCATTATAAAAATCAGGTATAGACAAAGACAAAACACTGCAAAAGAAGGTACCAGGCCATCTGGCCCACCAGGTACATGCCAACCGCCCTGACCCTGCCCACATTTACGGGGTAAATCTCAGACTTAAGTCTGCAGAGGTGGCCCAGACAATGAAATTCTTTGCCTGTAGCAGTGTTtggaatcaaatttaatatatgccAGGCTCTTGACCCTGACATGAATTATCAACTTCTTTGTTGCGTTCTAGCTCTACAGTTACTTTAATTAGAACAACCTGATAAGGGAGGCCAGTCAATCAGTGAAGTACCTCATTTGCAACCACATGCAAAGGGTTCTGTAAATTGTACAAGTGTTTTGttggatttgaaatggcagttTCTTCATATATCAATAAAATCACTGACCCTGTTGATATCTTAGTGTGTGCGAGTGTGTGGAAGATCCCGGTTCTCAAGATCACAGAAATGACTATAGACTTCAAATGAATTTCCTAGTGAGCAAAACATTTCATGAATCCACCTAATTTAAGATCTTAGAACTACGGAACAAAAAGGCTAGCAGTATATCCACTAGGCTGAGATATCAATCTCAGAGAAATCCAAATGTATTTGATGataattttgagagagagagagagagacccaTGATTGACAGAAAACAAACCTGTTGAGGCAGCAATCATATTCATAAACATCTGCTGATGCAGTGCCGGTCCCATCAATCAATGAATGACCAGCCATAACAAGAAGCTTTCCGTTTAGAACAACAACCCCAAACCCAGCCTTCGTAGGACCAGGCATTGGTGGAAGAAGCTGGCGTTTGTGTCCCAAACGGTCCAAAACCACCCAGTGGCTTTCTTTTCCTTCAGAATCCATAGTTAAGACATATAGCCATTCCTCAAGCAAGCCAGCTAATTTTCGCACAGTTATGAACTCTTGGCTTTTAAGAAATGACCTCCATTTCTTGCAAACAGCACCCACAGCTGGGAGATAGCGGCGAGGAACAAGTGCAAGGCAATACTTTGCCACATCATCGGGCAATCCAGGTACAATGAGGCCATCAATATCATGAGCAACCCTTGAATCTACTACAGGGTTGCTCTTTGAATGCACTGGAGGATTATCTTGTGTGATCAAAGTGAAGAAAGACATGCTTGTGTCTAAGAATTCCTTCTTACTCGCAAAACCAGgcattttctataaataaatcgACATGGAGACGATTCTTGTAATTCATTATATCTCCGTAGAATCTAGCACAGGACCTTGTAAACAATGAAGACTCGATTAAAGAAATCCATGATGGCTATCACTTATAGGGATTTTAAGGGACCAAGGCATAAAAGAAGTTGCAGATCGAATCACTTGATCGGTAAATGCCAAGGGTTTCCTGTATTTTGTCCAGTTTGATTCCATACCAAAAGTTCTCTTGTAGGAGTTTCTCTCAGTTCTCTTACGTAGAGTATTTTGTATGCCTCTAAAATAGTATCCTCTCTCACAAATTGCACCAATCCCTGCAGGTgatgaggagaaaaaaaatcattaatactAAAAACACAACACTCATCcatgaaatcaaaatttgaaaagcCAAGTAAGTAGTAACAACATGTGTGTATATCTTTTTATACGTACCAGTCAAGGCCATAAAACCTAGGAAGCCTCAGCCTGCTGTGACTTCCACTGTTGTTGAATTTGATCATTAATTACCTGGATCACATATAAACAACATTAGTTGATTCAAAAATTACCGAACATGAACTATTATAGTGAATAAAAGATTATAATAATCCGCGCCTGGAAGCAAGCTCCTTGATGCAAACGCTACCacagtttaaaagaaaaaaaacttaaatagagCAAGTTTACTCTCAAATTCGGTGCAGCAGTTAAATGCACACATCATATTTCATCACCTATAATCGGAAAAGTAGAGAACTGAAATGGAAACAATTAACACTAATCCAAAGACCTTATCCGAATCCATGTATCTTCTAGAAGCACAAGTTTCATCTTTAACTTTTAACAAACCAACCCACCAATTACTTGCTGACAAAACAGTTGAAGGTAAAACATCTATACCAGGAGGGGAAACAGCAATCAGAAGCAGCCCTGATCTCAACAAAATCACTGTATCAAACCCTTCAATcatcatgaaaagaaaaaataacaaacaagaAAGACATTTAAGCAGTATGAACAGATCTAAATATATATCCATCCTTGAATGCAGAAGCGTAAATAATCACAGCTCAAAATCAATAGCTAGAAGATGATGAATAACAGAGCATGAATAGATAGAAAGCAAAGAAATAAACAGAGAGACAACAAAAGCAGGACATGCAGAGGGCAAATGGGGCAACGAAAACCACGTTTTTACCTTAGCTTGGTAATTTAGAGCAGCATGAGataagctagctagctagtgtgAGATAGCACATGCAACGAGAATGGAGAATGAAGAtaaatatgaaaagataaaGGAAACATAACGGGATGGATAATCCAGGATCAAAAGAGGGAAATGCTCGCTAATCTAAGACAATAATATCGGAACCAGATGTGCAGCAAGTGTACAAACAGGTGTTGGACTGGGAGAGAGGAGAATTATTACCCGGCGAAGGAAGGAAAAGGGAATTATATATCGTGGAGAGTAGACAGGGGAGCTGGTTTGAACAGAAAGATTTGGTCTTGAGAAAGAAGCATGAAATGAGGCTTTTTATGCAGAGAGACGCCCGCATTGTcagttttcaagataaaaaccGATAGGGCGCCACCACGTCAGGATCAGATTGCCATGCGGACTCACACTGACTACAGGAAGAAATAAGAAAGGACACGGAGACGACTTGCTCTTATTACTGTATCACTCTGTGTgagattgatttttgtttgggtttttttactAAACTGTGTCCTGCGACCACGGGTTCTTAAATAACGCTAAATTTTATTACATCATTCATTGCATATGTAAGGTGTTCGGTAATTTAAtgggttgtttttaaaaaatatttatcaattaaaaatatattgaggtaatgatttttatattaaaaaaaatatttttaatattaatatattaaaaacatccaaaaatatcaaaaaaaaattaatttaatattttataggcAGCagcacattttcaaataaacacTAATTAGTTTATGGTGGCGGGATCTATCCAAAAATTGGAACCAGctttaacaaatatatttaataattcgAAAAAGATAATAGTAAATATCCTTTTAAGATCAGTATCTAAATaggtttattgaaaaaaattaaaagtagcaATCATATATGAATcgggttttttaaattattcaaggAAAATATTTATTCTCAATTAATACATACCTGAAAAAACCTTAAttatctataaataaataaaaattatttctaaagaCTTTGATGAATTCTTTATCAGTTATATTTGATTAGTAAAATAACTCCAAGACGTACataattccaaaaaatacataaaaatatatttattttatatctttttctgACCAAAATTTTTTTCTGTCGTCAATTATGTCCTGATTAACCGAATACAATCTATGGtaaagattaattattaattctaGCTAGTGTCAAAagattctaaaataatttttaatatatatatatataaaaggaatcTGGGTAGACCAATGTGGAAGATGCGTATTGGTGGACCTGGGCAGGAGATGCCATGGTGCTGTAAATG is a window of Populus nigra chromosome 10, ddPopNigr1.1, whole genome shotgun sequence DNA encoding:
- the LOC133705530 gene encoding nuclear pore complex protein NUP54-like translates to MFGTPSSTPAFGTPSSTPPFGTPSSTPLFGTPSTPAFANGGFGSSLFSTPFTSQTQQQQQQQTSLFQQPSTTGFGFQQQQQQTPFATPLQTTPFPSPPPPPPQLSTQMALVAPLPFSLADRDIQAIVDAYKEDPGNLKYAFKYLLLSVTDPQHRRKLAGVSDIMWAESMAKLEGMEGTVRERLWPQLVQGFKDLSHRLKLQDEVIVSDAERLRMTQSNIKMLQRHFQAVALPRIERMRQKEQSLQRHLLRVMRIMETLEGKGFRLPLTKAEAELAEKLAAIIRQLKGSGTELSRRVQNLLTVFRVQENGIGAGGSLYLPGSTKIHEQSLADMQEVLQQQTEAIARLGNVLKRDIRDMEIMMAEGTEMTE
- the LOC133704144 gene encoding F-box/kelch-repeat protein At1g67480-like produces the protein MPGFASKKEFLDTSMSFFTLITQDNPPVHSKSNPVVDSRVAHDIDGLIVPGLPDDVAKYCLALVPRRYLPAVGAVCKKWRSFLKSQEFITVRKLAGLLEEWLYVLTMDSEGKESHWVVLDRLGHKRQLLPPMPGPTKAGFGVVVLNGKLLVMAGHSLIDGTGTASADVYEYDCCLNSWSKLSRMNVARYDFACAEVNGKVYAAGGYGMDGDSLSSVEMYDPDTNTWTVIESLRRPRWGCFACGFEGKLYVMGGRSTFSIGNSRSVDVYNPERHSWCEMKNGCVMVTAHAVLGKKLFCMEWKNQRKLAIFNPEDSSWKTVAVPLTGSTSIGFRFGILDGKLLLFSLQEEPGYRTLLYDPNASPGSEWCTSEIKPSGCCLCSVTIKA